In a single window of the Thermus amyloliquefaciens genome:
- the pyrR gene encoding bifunctional pyr operon transcriptional regulator/uracil phosphoribosyltransferase PyrR, with product MRFKAELLSAEEMRRALYRIAHEVVEANKGVEGLVLVGIHTRGIPLAERIARYIREFEGVEVPVGVLDITLYRDDLSEIGVRPQVRQTRIPFDLTGKAVVLVDDVLYTGRTARAAMDALMDLGRPRRIYLAVLIDRGHRELPIRADFVGKNVPTARNEVVKVKLTEVDGEDRVELWEKEAA from the coding sequence GTGCGCTTTAAGGCCGAGCTCCTAAGCGCCGAGGAGATGCGCCGGGCCCTGTACCGCATCGCCCACGAGGTGGTGGAGGCCAACAAGGGGGTGGAGGGCCTGGTCCTGGTGGGCATCCACACCCGGGGCATCCCCCTGGCCGAGCGCATCGCCCGCTACATCCGCGAGTTTGAGGGGGTGGAGGTTCCCGTGGGGGTGCTGGACATCACCCTCTACCGCGACGACCTCTCGGAGATCGGGGTCAGGCCCCAGGTGCGCCAGACCCGCATCCCCTTTGACCTCACCGGCAAGGCGGTGGTCCTGGTGGACGACGTCCTCTACACCGGCCGCACCGCCCGGGCGGCCATGGACGCCCTCATGGACCTAGGCCGCCCCCGGCGCATCTACCTGGCGGTCCTGATTGACCGGGGGCACCGGGAGCTCCCCATCCGGGCGGATTTCGTGGGCAAGAACGTGCCCACCGCAAGGAACGAGGTGGTGAAGGTGAAGCTCACCGAGGTGGACGGGGAGGACCGGGTGGAGCTTTGGGAAAAGGAGGCGGCATGA
- a CDS encoding quinone-dependent dihydroorotate dehydrogenase has product MHRLLFALDPETAHELALKALALWSERGPLLEVPARLLRVEDPRLEVEALGLRFPNPLGLAAGMDKDARALAAWWALGFGFAEVGTLTPRPQEGNPRPRLFRLVEDHALINRMGFNNQGAEEAARRLKRFRERGLFFPVGVNLGKNRDTPLERAAEDYLRALQALESYGDYFVLNVSSPNTPGLRTLQEGPFLDELLARLRPATRKPLLLKVAPDLTLAALDQVVALVQKHGLEGLVAVNTTLGREGLKSPLAGEAGGLSGRPLKGRALEVLRHLAAVPGLTLVSVGGVEGPEDVWERLRLGARLVQVYTGFVYGGPLFPRRVLKGLLRLMEAEGIRSLGEMAPPRR; this is encoded by the coding sequence ATGCACCGCCTGCTCTTCGCCTTGGACCCGGAAACCGCCCACGAGCTCGCCTTGAAGGCCCTGGCCCTGTGGTCGGAAAGGGGACCCCTGCTGGAGGTGCCCGCCAGGCTCCTCAGGGTGGAGGATCCAAGGCTTGAGGTGGAGGCCCTTGGCCTCCGCTTTCCCAACCCCTTGGGCCTGGCGGCGGGGATGGACAAGGACGCAAGGGCCCTTGCGGCCTGGTGGGCCTTGGGCTTTGGCTTCGCCGAGGTGGGGACCCTTACCCCTAGGCCCCAGGAAGGGAACCCCAGGCCCCGCCTTTTCCGGCTTGTGGAGGACCATGCCCTCATTAACCGGATGGGCTTCAACAACCAGGGGGCGGAGGAGGCGGCAAGGAGGTTGAAGAGGTTTCGGGAAAGGGGGCTTTTTTTCCCCGTGGGGGTGAACCTGGGAAAAAACCGGGATACCCCCTTGGAACGGGCGGCGGAGGACTACCTAAGGGCCCTCCAGGCCCTGGAGTCTTACGGGGACTATTTCGTCCTCAACGTGAGCTCCCCCAACACCCCGGGGCTACGCACCCTGCAGGAAGGCCCCTTCCTGGACGAACTCCTTGCCCGTCTGCGGCCCGCCACCCGGAAACCCCTCCTCCTCAAGGTGGCCCCAGACCTCACCCTTGCGGCCTTGGACCAGGTGGTGGCCCTGGTCCAGAAGCATGGCCTCGAGGGCCTGGTGGCGGTGAACACCACCCTGGGCCGGGAAGGGCTCAAAAGCCCCCTGGCGGGGGAGGCCGGGGGGCTTTCGGGTAGGCCCTTGAAGGGGAGGGCCCTGGAGGTTTTACGCCACCTCGCCGCGGTGCCGGGCCTTACCCTGGTGAGCGTGGGCGGGGTGGAGGGCCCGGAGGATGTTTGGGAGCGGCTTAGGCTAGGGGCCCGGCTGGTGCAGGTCTACACCGGCTTCGTCTATGGGGGTCCCCTTTTCCCCCGGCGGGTGCTGAAGGGCCTTCTGAGGCTTATGGAAGCGGAAGGGATAAGGAGCCTGGGAGAAATGGCGCCCCCTAGACGGTGA
- a CDS encoding aspartate carbamoyltransferase catalytic subunit has product MRHLLDFAGWTKSEVESLLETAKVMAEVLERPVKKVPALQGFTVATVFFEPSTRTRISFELAARRMSADVVSFAAATSSLQKGESYKDTLLTLEAMGIDAYVIRADAAGVPHQATRWVKGAVINGGDGRRAHPTQALLDAYTLLEALGSLEGKKIAIVGDILHSRVARSNLELLPLLGAEVWAAGPPTLLPQALPGARLTPHLEEALEGADAVMVLRLQRERMEAGLVNLEDYIAHYQVTEERLQKAKPGAPLLHPGPMNRDVELEGTLADSERSLVNRQVHNGVAVRMAVLYHLLVGRER; this is encoded by the coding sequence ATGAGGCACCTCCTGGACTTTGCCGGCTGGACCAAATCCGAGGTGGAAAGCCTCCTGGAAACCGCCAAGGTGATGGCCGAGGTCCTGGAGCGCCCGGTGAAGAAGGTGCCCGCCCTCCAGGGCTTCACCGTGGCCACGGTCTTCTTTGAGCCCTCCACCCGCACCCGCATCTCCTTTGAGCTGGCCGCAAGGCGGATGTCCGCGGACGTGGTCTCCTTCGCCGCGGCCACCAGCAGCCTCCAGAAGGGGGAAAGCTACAAGGACACCCTGCTGACCCTCGAGGCCATGGGCATAGACGCCTACGTGATCCGGGCCGACGCCGCCGGGGTGCCCCACCAGGCCACCCGCTGGGTGAAGGGGGCGGTCATCAACGGGGGGGACGGCCGCCGCGCCCACCCCACCCAGGCCCTCCTGGACGCCTACACCCTCCTCGAGGCCCTGGGAAGCCTGGAGGGCAAGAAGATCGCCATCGTGGGGGACATCCTCCACTCCCGGGTGGCCCGCTCCAACCTGGAGCTCCTTCCCCTCCTGGGGGCCGAGGTGTGGGCGGCAGGCCCCCCTACCCTTCTCCCCCAGGCCCTTCCCGGGGCCCGGCTCACCCCCCACCTGGAGGAGGCCCTCGAGGGGGCGGACGCCGTCATGGTCCTAAGGCTGCAAAGGGAACGCATGGAGGCGGGGCTGGTGAACCTAGAGGACTACATCGCCCACTACCAGGTGACGGAAGAGCGCCTCCAAAAGGCCAAGCCGGGGGCTCCCCTCCTCCACCCCGGCCCCATGAACCGGGACGTGGAGCTGGAAGGAACCCTGGCGGACTCGGAGAGGAGCCTGGTGAACCGCCAGGTGCATAACGGCGTGGCCGTGCGCATGGCGGTGCTGTACCACCTCTTGGTGGGGAGGGAACGATGA
- a CDS encoding molybdenum cofactor guanylyltransferase translates to MYSGAVIAGGLSRRFGEDKALYPYRGKPLLQWVLDSLEEAGERFIVANRPYPGFGVPVYPDLWPGADSLSGLHSALVHARFPWVAVAATDLPFLTPAYWGFLWERARTSPYPVVVAYNPEGHLEPLMAFYHKDCLPQVERQLREGDFLLRRVMEALGATYVPAEEVVERFGAQVYLNANRKEELP, encoded by the coding sequence GTGTACTCGGGGGCGGTGATCGCCGGGGGGCTTTCCCGCAGGTTCGGGGAGGATAAGGCCCTTTACCCCTACCGGGGTAAGCCCCTTCTGCAATGGGTCTTGGATAGCCTAGAGGAGGCGGGGGAGCGCTTCATCGTGGCCAACCGGCCGTACCCCGGCTTCGGGGTGCCCGTGTACCCCGACCTTTGGCCAGGGGCGGATAGCCTTTCCGGCCTGCACTCCGCCCTCGTCCACGCCCGGTTCCCCTGGGTGGCGGTGGCGGCCACGGACCTCCCCTTCCTAACGCCAGCCTACTGGGGCTTCCTCTGGGAGCGCGCCCGCACCTCCCCCTACCCGGTGGTGGTGGCCTACAACCCCGAAGGCCATCTGGAGCCCCTCATGGCCTTTTACCACAAGGACTGCCTGCCCCAGGTGGAAAGGCAGCTTCGGGAGGGGGACTTTCTCCTCCGGCGGGTGATGGAGGCCTTGGGGGCCACCTACGTGCCCGCAGAGGAGGTGGTGGAGCGGTTTGGGGCCCAGGTCTACCTCAACGCCAACCGCAAGGAGGAGCTCCCCTGA
- a CDS encoding Uma2 family endonuclease has translation MLKKLLEADQLGLRLEWVGGLPLWEAQPTYRHQKAVDRIRQSIRPKEGSSCPCIHVADVYVRFPDGSYKRPDIALFCREPEELDEAITLLPEAVVEVVSRGYEAKDLEIAPRFYLSQGVKDVVIFDPHTLLVLHLRQKGAWRHVSPVELELLCGCTLTV, from the coding sequence GTGCTGAAAAAGCTCCTGGAAGCCGATCAGCTGGGCCTGCGTCTGGAGTGGGTGGGGGGGCTTCCCCTTTGGGAAGCCCAGCCCACCTACCGGCACCAGAAGGCCGTGGACCGCATTCGCCAAAGCATCCGCCCCAAAGAGGGTTCCTCATGCCCATGCATCCACGTGGCCGACGTGTACGTTCGCTTTCCCGACGGCTCCTACAAGCGGCCCGACATCGCCCTCTTTTGCCGAGAACCGGAGGAACTGGACGAGGCCATCACCCTCCTGCCCGAGGCGGTGGTGGAGGTGGTGAGCCGGGGATACGAGGCCAAGGACCTGGAGATCGCCCCCCGGTTCTACCTGTCCCAGGGGGTCAAGGACGTGGTCATCTTCGACCCCCATACCCTCTTGGTCCTTCACCTCCGGCAGAAGGGCGCATGGCGCCACGTGTCCCCCGTGGAACTTGAGCTGCTTTGCGGCTGCACCCTCACCGTCTAG
- a CDS encoding dihydroorotase: MTILIRNVTLVDALGERGPADVLLGEGRILSLEGGDAERVIEGKGRLLAPGFLDLHAHLREPGQEVKENLATGLLAAVRGGYTDLVSMPNTTPPVDTPEAVRALRKKAQALGLARLHPAAALTQGQEGRLLTEAGLLREAGAALLTDDGRTNEDAGVLAAGLLGAAAFGLPVAVHAEDASLRRGGVMNDGPLADLLGLPGNPPEAEAARIARDLEVLRYALRRGQKKPRLHIQHLSTKRGLELLREAKGAGLPVTAEATPHHLTLTEEALKGFDPIFKVAPPLRTREDVEALLEGLLEGTLDAIATDHAPHTQAEKEMDLLRAPFGIPSLEVAFPLLYTELHRKRGFPLKRLVELFTDGPRRVLGLRPIHLEEGAEASLVLLDPKERPVDPKAFASKARFSPWAGWVLAGWPVLTLVEGRVVYQALE, translated from the coding sequence ATGACCATCCTGATCCGCAACGTGACGCTGGTGGACGCTCTTGGGGAGCGGGGTCCCGCCGATGTCCTCCTGGGGGAGGGGCGCATCCTCTCCCTGGAGGGTGGGGACGCCGAGAGGGTCATTGAGGGGAAGGGGCGCCTCCTGGCCCCAGGCTTTTTGGACCTCCACGCCCACCTGCGGGAACCCGGGCAGGAGGTAAAGGAAAACCTCGCCACAGGCCTCCTGGCGGCGGTGCGGGGCGGGTACACGGACCTGGTGTCCATGCCCAACACCACCCCCCCCGTGGACACCCCGGAGGCGGTCAGGGCCCTAAGGAAGAAGGCCCAGGCCCTGGGCCTGGCCCGGCTCCACCCCGCCGCCGCCCTGACCCAGGGGCAGGAGGGAAGGCTCCTCACCGAGGCGGGCCTTCTCCGGGAGGCGGGGGCCGCCCTCCTCACCGACGACGGGCGCACCAACGAGGACGCCGGGGTGCTGGCGGCGGGGCTCCTGGGGGCGGCGGCTTTTGGCCTGCCGGTGGCGGTGCACGCGGAAGACGCCTCCTTGCGCCGGGGCGGGGTGATGAACGATGGCCCCTTGGCCGACCTTCTCGGCCTTCCCGGAAACCCCCCCGAGGCGGAGGCGGCCCGCATCGCCCGGGACCTGGAGGTCCTGCGCTACGCCCTGCGCCGGGGGCAAAAAAAGCCCCGGCTCCACATCCAGCACCTTTCCACCAAGCGGGGCCTGGAGCTCCTAAGGGAGGCCAAGGGGGCCGGGCTTCCCGTGACCGCCGAGGCCACCCCCCACCACCTCACCCTCACCGAGGAGGCCCTGAAGGGCTTTGACCCCATCTTCAAGGTGGCCCCACCCCTCCGCACCAGAGAGGACGTGGAGGCCCTGCTGGAGGGCCTCCTGGAGGGCACCCTGGACGCCATCGCCACCGATCACGCCCCCCACACCCAGGCGGAGAAGGAGATGGACCTCTTAAGGGCCCCCTTTGGCATCCCGAGCCTCGAGGTGGCCTTCCCCCTCCTCTACACCGAGCTTCACCGGAAGCGGGGCTTCCCCCTAAAGCGCCTGGTGGAGCTCTTCACCGATGGGCCCCGCAGGGTCCTGGGCCTAAGGCCCATCCACCTGGAGGAAGGGGCCGAGGCCAGCCTGGTCCTCCTGGACCCCAAGGAGCGGCCCGTGGACCCCAAGGCCTTCGCCTCCAAGGCCCGGTTCTCCCCATGGGCGGGCTGGGTCTTGGCGGGGTGGCCGGTTCTCACCCTGGTGGAAGGGCGGGTGGTGTACCAGGCGTTAGAATAA
- the lon gene encoding endopeptidase La: MKDVLRLELPVLPLRNTVILPHTTTGVDVGRPKSKRAVEEALNADRYLFLVTQKDPEVDDPTPEDLYPVGTLAVVKQAMRLPDGTLQVMVEARNRARLVAYVAAPYLRGVGEVLPEPPLQDPHLARVLVNEVQEAFERYLQNHKTLRLDRYQQEAVKSTLDPAILADLVTHHATWSLEEKQQILETPEVEERLKKVLALLLRDLERFELDKKIAARVKEQMDQNQREYYLREQMKAIQKELGGGEDFLSEIEELRERIEKKGMPEGVKEKALKELKRLERMQPGSPEATVSRTYLDWLLEVPWTEADPEVLDIAVTKRVLDEDHYGLKDVKERILEYLAVRQLTQGKEVRGHAPILCFVGPPGVGKTSLGKSIARSMNRKFHRISLGGVRDEAEIRGHRRTYIGALPGKIIQGMKQVGVVNPVFLLDEIDKLSSDWRGDPASALLEVLDPEQNHTFTDHYLDVPYDLSRVFFITTANTLSTIPRPLLDRMEVIEIPGYTLPEKRSIARHFRWPFQVKEAGLEGRLEITDRAIERIIQEYTREAGVRNLDRELSKVARKAAKDYLESPWEGVRVVDAQDLEAYLGVPKYRPDRAEKAPQLGAAQGLAWTPYGGALLTIEAVAVPGTGKVNLTGNLGEVMKESAHAALTYLRAHREEWGLPEGFHKDFDLHIHVPEGATPKDGPSAGITMATALASALTGRPVRMDIAMTGEITLRGKVLAIGGVKEKLLAAHQAGIFRVILPKENEPELKEVPEEILKDLEITFVEEVGEVLRLLLLPPAPPPVPPADRPQPSAGA; the protein is encoded by the coding sequence ATGAAGGACGTCTTGCGCCTGGAACTTCCCGTGCTTCCCCTCAGGAACACCGTGATCCTCCCCCACACCACCACCGGGGTGGACGTGGGCCGGCCCAAGAGCAAACGGGCGGTGGAGGAGGCCTTGAACGCCGACCGCTACCTCTTCCTGGTAACCCAGAAGGACCCCGAGGTGGACGACCCCACCCCGGAGGACCTCTACCCCGTGGGCACCCTGGCGGTGGTCAAGCAGGCCATGCGCCTACCCGACGGAACCCTCCAGGTGATGGTGGAGGCCAGGAACCGGGCCCGCTTGGTGGCCTACGTGGCCGCCCCCTACCTGAGGGGCGTGGGGGAGGTGCTTCCCGAGCCCCCCCTTCAGGACCCCCACCTGGCCCGGGTTTTGGTGAACGAGGTGCAGGAGGCCTTTGAACGCTACCTGCAAAACCACAAGACCCTCCGCCTGGACCGCTACCAGCAGGAAGCGGTCAAGAGCACCTTGGACCCCGCCATCCTGGCGGACCTGGTAACCCATCACGCCACCTGGAGCCTGGAGGAAAAGCAGCAAATCCTGGAAACCCCGGAGGTGGAGGAAAGGCTTAAGAAGGTGCTGGCCCTGCTCCTAAGGGACCTTGAGCGCTTTGAACTGGACAAGAAGATCGCCGCCCGGGTCAAGGAGCAGATGGACCAAAACCAACGGGAATACTACCTCCGGGAGCAGATGAAGGCCATCCAGAAGGAGCTTGGTGGCGGGGAGGACTTCCTAAGCGAAATCGAGGAGCTCCGGGAGCGCATAGAAAAGAAGGGCATGCCCGAGGGGGTGAAGGAAAAGGCCCTAAAGGAGCTGAAGCGCCTGGAGCGCATGCAGCCCGGCTCCCCCGAGGCCACGGTGAGCCGCACCTACCTGGACTGGCTTCTGGAGGTTCCCTGGACCGAAGCCGACCCCGAGGTCCTGGACATCGCCGTCACCAAGCGGGTCCTGGACGAGGACCACTATGGCCTTAAGGACGTGAAGGAGCGCATCCTGGAGTACCTGGCGGTGCGCCAGCTCACCCAGGGCAAGGAGGTCCGGGGCCACGCCCCCATCCTCTGCTTCGTGGGCCCCCCAGGGGTGGGCAAGACCTCCTTGGGCAAGAGCATCGCCCGCAGCATGAACCGCAAGTTCCACCGCATCTCCTTGGGCGGGGTGCGGGACGAGGCGGAGATCAGGGGCCACCGGCGCACCTACATCGGGGCGCTGCCGGGGAAGATCATCCAGGGGATGAAGCAGGTGGGGGTGGTGAACCCCGTCTTCCTGCTGGACGAGATCGATAAGCTCTCCTCCGACTGGCGGGGGGATCCGGCCTCGGCCCTTCTGGAGGTCCTGGACCCCGAGCAGAACCACACCTTTACCGACCACTACCTGGACGTGCCCTACGATCTTTCCCGGGTCTTTTTCATCACCACCGCCAACACCCTAAGCACCATCCCCAGGCCTCTCCTGGACCGGATGGAGGTCATTGAGATCCCCGGCTACACCCTGCCGGAGAAGCGCTCTATAGCCCGCCACTTCCGCTGGCCCTTCCAGGTGAAGGAGGCGGGCCTCGAGGGCCGGCTGGAGATCACCGACCGGGCCATAGAGCGCATCATCCAGGAGTACACCCGGGAGGCGGGGGTGAGGAACCTGGACCGGGAGCTCTCCAAGGTGGCCCGCAAGGCGGCCAAGGACTACTTGGAAAGCCCCTGGGAGGGGGTGCGGGTGGTGGATGCCCAGGACCTCGAGGCCTACCTGGGCGTGCCCAAGTACCGCCCCGACCGGGCGGAGAAGGCCCCCCAGCTGGGCGCGGCCCAGGGGCTGGCCTGGACGCCCTACGGGGGGGCTTTGCTGACCATAGAGGCGGTGGCGGTGCCGGGCACGGGCAAGGTGAACCTCACGGGGAACCTGGGGGAGGTGATGAAGGAGTCGGCCCACGCCGCCCTCACCTACCTGCGGGCCCACCGGGAGGAGTGGGGCCTGCCCGAGGGCTTCCACAAGGACTTTGACCTGCACATCCACGTGCCGGAAGGGGCCACCCCCAAGGACGGCCCCTCCGCCGGCATCACCATGGCCACCGCCCTGGCCAGCGCCCTCACGGGCCGCCCGGTGCGCATGGACATCGCCATGACCGGGGAGATCACCCTTAGGGGCAAGGTCCTGGCCATCGGCGGGGTCAAGGAGAAGCTCCTCGCCGCCCACCAGGCGGGCATCTTCCGGGTGATCCTGCCCAAGGAGAACGAGCCGGAGCTCAAGGAGGTGCCGGAGGAGATCCTCAAGGACCTGGAGATCACCTTCGTGGAGGAGGTGGGGGAGGTGTTGCGCCTTCTCCTCCTGCCTCCCGCCCCGCCCCCGGTGCCCCCCGCCGACCGGCCCCAGCCGAGCGCCGGCGCCTAA